Proteins encoded by one window of Arachis ipaensis cultivar K30076 chromosome B04, Araip1.1, whole genome shotgun sequence:
- the LOC107635193 gene encoding probably inactive leucine-rich repeat receptor-like protein kinase At5g48380: MVSSSRIFGGRGCVVVLAVCFLLLISCGKIHGTVTDIFCLRSIKASLRDPDHYLQSWDFNNKTEGFICRFTGVECWHPDENRVLNIKLSNMGLKGSFPRGLVNCSSLTGLDLSNNKLSQPIPEDISTIINWVTKLDLSSNDFDGEIPASLANCSFLNDLKLDQNRLTGQIPVQIGQLPRLKSFSVSNNLLTGQVPGFKKGVVTAESFANNPGLCGPPLDFCQSNPSNSNTAVIAGAAVGGVSFAALVVGVAMFFYVRRVSIRKKEEDPEGNKWAKSIKGTKQIKVSMFEKTLTKVKLSDLMKATNDFSKSNIIGTGRTGTIYKAVLDDGTSLMVKRLQQSQHSEKEFKSEMATLGAVQHRNLVPLLGFCSAKKERLLVYKNMPNGTLHDQLHHRADESTMEWSLRLKIAIGAAKGLAWLHHNCNPRIIHRNISSKCILLDADFEPKISDFGLARLMNPIDTHLSTFVNGEFGDLGYVAPEYTRTLVATPKGDVYSFGVVLLELVTGEKPTHVAKAPETFKGSLVEWIQQLSSNSQLHDAIDKSLTGQGADDELFQFLKVACNCVVATSKERPTLFEVYQFLRAIGSKYNFTTEDEILVPTDTGYADNLEELIVAKEGGKD; the protein is encoded by the exons ATGGTTTCGAGTAGCCGAATTTTCGGTGGACGTGGTTGTGTTGTTGTTCTAGCTGTTTGTTTCTTGCTGCTTATTAGTTGTGGCAAGATACATGGTACTGTTACTGATATCTTCTGCTTGAGGAGTATTAAAGCTTCGCTGCGTGACCCGGATCACTATTTACAGTCATGGGATTTCAACAACAAAACAGAAGGGTTTATCTGCAGGTTCACCGGGGTTGAGTGTTGGCATCCTGATGAGAACAGAGTCTTGAATATCAAGTTATCGAACATGGGACTGAAAGGGTCATTCCCTCGAGGCCTTGTGAATTGCTCGAGCTTAACAGGGCTAGATCTTTCGAACAACAAGCTTTCTCAGCCCATTCCGGAGGATATATCTACTATTATTAATTGGGTGACAAAACTTGATCTGTCGTCGAATGATTTTGATGGTGAGATACCTGCTTCGCTTGCTAATTGTAGCTTCCTTAATGACCTCAAACTTGACCAAAACAGGCTCACCGGTCAAATTCCCGTGCAAATAGGTCAGCTTCCGAGGCTTAAGTCATTTAGTGTGTCCAATAATCTTTTGACTGGGCAAGTTCCGGGGTTTAAGAAAGGTGTAGTGACTGCCGAGAGCTTCGCGAATAATCCAGGCCTCTGTGGCCCTCCTTTGGATTTTTGCCAGAGTAACCCTTCCAACAGCAACACTGCTGTTATAGCTGGAGCAGCCGTTGGTGGCGTGAGTTTTGCTGCATTGGTGGTTGGTGTTGCAATGTTCTTCTATGTGCGCCGTGTTTCTATCAGGAAGAAGGAAGAGGACCCTGAAGGAAACAAATGGGCAAAGAGTATAAAGGGTACCAAACAAATAAAG GTTTCTATGTTTGAGAAGACACTTACAAAAGTTAAATTGAGTGATCTCATGAAGGCTACAAATGACTTCAGCAAAAGCAACATTATTGGGACAGGAAGAACTGGAACCATTTACAAAGCTGTTCTTGATGATGGCACATCACTCATGGTGAAGAGATTGCAACAATCTCAACACTCAGAGAAAGAATTTAAATCTGAGATGGCTACGCTAGGGGCAGTCCAGCACCGGAACTTGGTTCCCCTCTTAGGCTTTTGTTCTGCCAAAAAGGAGAGGCTTTTGGTCTATAAAAATATGCCAAATGGCACCCTCCATGATCAATTACATCATCGAGCCGATGAGAGCACCATGGAGTGGTCTTTAAGGCTCAAAATTGCAATTGGAGCAGCCAAAGGATTAGCATGGCTTCATCACAACTGCAATCCCCGGATCATACACCGAAACATAAGCTCTAAGTGCATCTTGTTGGATGCAGATTTTGAGCCGAAAATTTCCGATTTTGGCCTGGCTAGACTGATGAACCCCATCGACACGCATTTGAGTACTTTTGTGAATGGTGAGTTTGGGGATTTAGGCTATGTTGCTCCTGAGTACACAAGAACTTTGGTAGCCACGCCTAAGGGTGATGTTTATAGCTTTGGTGTTGTACTTCTTGAGTTGGTAACAGGCGAAAAACCTACTCACGTGGCGAAAGCTCCGGAAACTTTCAAAGGAAGCTTGGTAGAATGGATTCAGCAGCTCTCAAGTAACTCACAACTCCATGATGCCATTGACAAATCCCTAACCGGGCAGGGAGCCGATGATGAGCTTTTCCAATTCCTAAAGGTTGCATGCAACTGTGTTGTAGCAACCTCAAAGGAGAGGCCAACTTTGTTCGAAGTTTACCAGTTTCTAAGAGCCATTGGAAGTAAATATAATTTTACAACAGAGGATGAGATTTTGGTACCTACTGATACTGGTTATGCTGATAACTTAGAGGAGCTTATTGTGGCTAAAGAGGGAGGAAAGGATTGA
- the LOC107637195 gene encoding uncharacterized protein LOC107637195, with product MSNSSGYLVVYVYPNCLMKNGDNGVVFECEKPVLLRTRRVASLLELKSLILRNVDGSGRKEVGRVCDRLLASMGNGVFRFRLFWLYGDEHVRLMFDIHGRIMAKQVMELSAEVGDVGGDGFGQSDFVQDDPPFAPPLIHVASLLDYMDVDGEEFDEDYVADSNDSDSSEDDDEEFVPDTPIEPSRRYLLSAPRPILALSLVPSHYHTLDMDAIQEKNPFSNTGEDDYNLDEELEFSVGHILKSRDAVLQGVKNYSIRRSAEYRVLESDRLKYHVRCQQHESGCPLSLRVALRHNLGYW from the coding sequence ATGTCTAATAGTAGTGGATATTTGGTTGTATATGTGTATCCCAATTGCCTTATGAAAAATGGTGATAATGGGGTCGTTTTCGAGTGTGAGAAGCCCGTGTTGTTGCGTACACGGCGAGTTGCCTCGTTGTTGGAGTTGAAGAGTCTGATATTGAGGAATGTCGATGGTAGTGGGAGAAAAGAGGTCGGACGGGTATGTGATAGGCTGCTAGCATCGATGGGAAATGGAGTTTTTCGGTTTCGTCTGTTTTGGCTGTATGGCGACGAGCATGTGCGGCTGATGTTTGACATCCATGGGAGAATCATGGCCAAACAAGTGATGGAGCTCTCCGCGGAGGTTGGTGATGTAGGTGGTGATGGATTTGGGCAGTCGGACTTTGTACAGGATGATCCACCTTTTGCACCACCGCTGATCCATGTTGCTAGTCTGTTGGACTACATGGACGTTGACGGCGAGGAATTTGACGAGGATTATGTTGCGGATAGTAACGACAGCGATTCGTCAGAAGATGATGACGAGGAGTTCGTGCCGGATACTCCAATAGAGCCATCACGTCGGTATCTTTTGTCGGCCCCGCGCCCGATTCTGGCGTTGTCGTTGGTGCCTAGTCATTATCATACATTGGACATGGATGCGATACAAGAGAAAAATCCATTTTCCAACACGGGTGAAGACGATTACAACTTAGACGAGGAGCTGGAGTTTAGCGTGGGCCACATATTAAAAAGCAGAGATGCAGTACTGCAGGGAGTGAAGAATTACAGCATCCGTAGAAGTGCAGAGTACCGAGTACTAGAGTCGGAtcgattaaagtaccatgtgcgTTGCCAACAACACGAATCAGGCTGCCCTTTGAGTCTCCGAGTCGCTCTCCGACATAATCTCGGATATTGGTAA